The following are encoded together in the Anaerostipes caccae L1-92 genome:
- the nadD gene encoding nicotinate-nucleotide adenylyltransferase translates to MKKIGILGGTFNPIHHGHLILGQTALEDFGLDKVLIVPTKNPAYKKISKNVEIEDRVNMVRMAIENHPGFEFSDIELDREGYTYTVDTLRKLTRLHPDAEYYFIMGADSLYQIELWKDPGQILSMATILVASRNDSRSALDAQIEYIQDKYQGRIYHLDSPDLEISSNEIRKRASRGQSIRYFVPEKVRLYIERNDLYGTQ, encoded by the coding sequence ATGAAGAAAATAGGAATTCTTGGCGGGACATTCAACCCGATCCATCACGGACATCTGATCCTGGGGCAGACTGCCCTTGAGGATTTTGGGTTGGACAAGGTGCTGATCGTCCCGACCAAAAATCCGGCCTACAAAAAAATATCTAAAAATGTAGAGATCGAAGACCGTGTTAATATGGTCAGAATGGCCATAGAGAACCATCCCGGCTTTGAATTTTCTGACATTGAACTGGACAGGGAAGGATATACTTATACAGTAGATACACTGAGAAAGCTTACCAGACTGCATCCTGATGCGGAGTACTATTTTATCATGGGCGCAGATTCTCTGTATCAGATCGAATTGTGGAAAGATCCGGGACAGATCTTGTCAATGGCAACGATTTTGGTTGCATCCAGAAATGATTCCAGGAGTGCATTGGATGCACAGATTGAATACATTCAGGACAAGTATCAGGGACGTATTTATCATTTGGACAGTCCGGATTTGGAAATCTCATCGAATGAGATCAGAAAGAGGGCGTCCAGAGGACAGAGCATCCGCTATTTTGTACCGGAAAAAGTCAGACTTTATATAGAAAGAAATGATTTGTATGGAACTCAATGA
- the rsfS gene encoding ribosome silencing factor: protein MNQSLEMTKIAYQALEEKLAEEIKVLDIRQISVIADYFIIANGKNKNQVQAIVDNVQDALQKAGYEMKQMEGYQNGTWVLIDFGDIVIHIFDQENRLFYDLERIWKDGVEVSMETGV from the coding sequence ATGAATCAGTCTTTAGAAATGACAAAAATTGCGTATCAAGCGTTAGAAGAAAAGCTGGCCGAGGAGATCAAGGTCTTAGATATCCGCCAGATCTCCGTCATTGCCGATTATTTTATCATCGCCAACGGAAAAAATAAGAATCAGGTGCAGGCGATAGTCGACAATGTACAGGATGCTTTGCAGAAAGCAGGATATGAGATGAAACAGATGGAGGGATATCAAAATGGAACCTGGGTTTTGATTGACTTCGGTGATATTGTAATTCATATCTTTGATCAGGAAAACCGTTTGTTTTATGATCTTGAGAGAATCTGGAAGGACGGGGTGGAGGTCTCAATGGAGACCGGTGTCTAG
- the rpmA gene encoding 50S ribosomal protein L27, with the protein MMKMNLQFFAHKKGMGSTKNGRDSESKRLGAKRADGQFVKAGNILYRQRGTKIHPGVNVGRGGDDTLFALTDGIVRFERKGRDKKQCSVHPVA; encoded by the coding sequence ATGATGAAAATGAACCTTCAATTTTTCGCTCATAAAAAGGGAATGGGTTCCACAAAGAACGGAAGAGATTCTGAGTCTAAGAGATTAGGTGCGAAAAGAGCTGACGGACAATTTGTAAAAGCTGGAAATATTCTTTACCGCCAGAGAGGAACAAAGATCCATCCGGGAGTCAACGTAGGCCGCGGTGGTGATGATACTTTATTTGCATTGACAGATGGTATCGTTCGTTTCGAGAGAAAAGGCAGAGATAAGAAACAGTGTTCTGTACACCCAGTTGCATAA
- the yqeK gene encoding bis(5'-nucleosyl)-tetraphosphatase (symmetrical) YqeK, producing MELNEIKKKLSGNLKEGRYTHTLGVAYTASAMAMAMGADIQKAFRAGLLHDCAKGYSIEQQMKFCGQYGIILTREMKKSPQLLHSALAPYIARDCYGNEDAEIASAVECHTTGKPGMSLLDKIIFIADYIEPGRKDIQGLSEIRRLAFSDIDRCLLKIIENTMQYLKSRDQAIDPRTTETYEYYKEGDHT from the coding sequence ATGGAACTCAATGAAATAAAGAAAAAACTGTCGGGAAACCTGAAAGAGGGCCGTTATACACATACGCTCGGTGTGGCCTACACCGCATCTGCAATGGCAATGGCAATGGGAGCAGACATTCAGAAGGCATTCAGGGCAGGGCTGCTCCACGACTGTGCCAAAGGATATTCCATAGAACAGCAGATGAAATTCTGCGGTCAATATGGGATCATACTCACAAGAGAAATGAAAAAAAGTCCGCAGCTTCTTCATTCTGCACTGGCACCGTATATAGCAAGGGACTGCTACGGCAATGAGGATGCAGAGATTGCATCTGCGGTAGAATGTCATACAACCGGAAAGCCGGGAATGAGTCTTTTAGATAAGATTATATTTATTGCCGACTATATAGAGCCCGGCAGAAAAGACATACAGGGTCTTTCCGAGATCAGGCGGCTGGCATTCTCGGATATCGACCGATGTCTTCTTAAAATAATTGAAAATACCATGCAGTATCTGAAAAGCAGGGATCAGGCGATTGATCCAAGGACCACAGAGACTTATGAATACTACAAGGAGGGTGATCACACATGA
- the yhbY gene encoding ribosome assembly RNA-binding protein YhbY has translation MTSKQRAYLKSLAMKIDPVFRVGKDSISPELIEGVREAIDARELIKIAVLQNCMDDPKEVAQTLAERTRSEVVQVIGKKIVLYKESRDHKKIQLPK, from the coding sequence ATGACGAGTAAACAGAGAGCTTATTTAAAAAGCCTGGCAATGAAGATAGATCCTGTCTTCAGGGTTGGAAAAGACAGCATATCCCCGGAACTGATCGAGGGGGTAAGAGAGGCCATAGATGCTAGGGAACTGATAAAGATCGCAGTTCTTCAAAACTGTATGGATGACCCGAAGGAAGTGGCGCAGACTTTAGCCGAGCGGACCAGATCAGAAGTGGTCCAGGTTATCGGAAAGAAGATCGTGTTATATAAAGAGTCCAGGGATCACAAGAAGATCCAGCTGCCGAAATAA
- the obgE gene encoding GTPase ObgE: MFADRANIYIRSGKGGSGHVSFRRELYVPNGGPDGGDGGRGGDVIFAVDEGMNTLADYRHKRKYKAGDGEEGGKRRCHGADGEDIVLKVPPGTIIKEKETGKVILDMSNKKEPVVLLKGGRGGKGNQHYATAVMQAPKYAQPGGKCQELEVTLELKVIADVGLVGFPNVGKSTFLSRVTNARPKIANYHFTTLNPNLGVVDLAGGKGFVIADIPGIIEGASEGVGLGFEFLRHIDRTKVMIHLVDAASVEGRDPIADIRAINGELEKYNPEILKRPQVIAANKIDAMTEEDRETVLDLLKEEFAENGIEVFPISAVTGEGVKELLWHVRKLLDELPEGAMEFEQEYDLDFEEEEGGINVANPEEGVFTVEGPKVERMLGYTNLESERGFDFFQKFLKRNGVLEELEAMGIEEGDTVKLYDLEFDYYK; the protein is encoded by the coding sequence ATGTTTGCAGACAGAGCAAATATATATATCAGATCAGGAAAAGGCGGCAGCGGCCATGTGAGTTTCCGAAGAGAGCTCTATGTGCCCAACGGCGGTCCGGACGGCGGAGACGGAGGACGCGGCGGCGACGTGATCTTCGCTGTGGACGAAGGGATGAATACTCTGGCAGATTACCGTCATAAACGAAAATATAAGGCCGGAGACGGCGAAGAAGGCGGAAAGAGACGCTGCCATGGCGCAGACGGAGAGGACATTGTACTGAAGGTTCCGCCGGGAACGATCATAAAAGAGAAAGAAACAGGGAAAGTAATCCTTGATATGTCAAATAAAAAAGAACCGGTAGTGCTTTTAAAGGGAGGCCGCGGAGGAAAAGGCAATCAGCATTATGCCACGGCCGTGATGCAGGCACCTAAATATGCCCAGCCGGGAGGCAAATGCCAGGAACTCGAGGTGACCCTTGAACTAAAAGTAATTGCCGATGTGGGACTGGTAGGCTTTCCAAATGTGGGGAAATCCACGTTCTTATCAAGGGTCACCAATGCAAGGCCCAAGATTGCAAACTATCATTTTACAACACTGAATCCTAATCTGGGGGTCGTAGACCTGGCGGGAGGAAAAGGCTTTGTCATCGCCGATATTCCCGGAATCATAGAGGGAGCTTCTGAGGGAGTCGGCCTGGGATTTGAATTTCTCCGCCACATCGACAGGACGAAGGTCATGATTCACCTGGTGGATGCGGCTTCTGTGGAAGGCAGAGATCCGATTGCGGATATCCGGGCCATCAACGGCGAACTGGAAAAATATAATCCGGAGATCTTAAAGAGACCACAAGTCATTGCGGCCAATAAGATCGACGCTATGACCGAAGAAGACCGGGAAACCGTGCTGGATCTGCTGAAGGAAGAATTTGCAGAGAACGGCATTGAAGTATTTCCAATCTCGGCTGTTACCGGAGAGGGAGTCAAAGAGCTTTTGTGGCATGTGAGGAAGCTTTTAGATGAACTTCCGGAAGGCGCGATGGAATTCGAGCAGGAGTACGACCTTGACTTCGAGGAAGAAGAGGGCGGAATCAATGTGGCAAACCCGGAAGAAGGAGTCTTCACGGTGGAAGGCCCGAAGGTAGAGCGAATGCTCGGCTACACAAACCTGGAGTCAGAGCGGGGATTCGATTTCTTCCAGAAATTTTTGAAACGAAACGGAGTCCTTGAAGAGCTGGAAGCCATGGGAATTGAAGAAGGGGATACCGTAAAATTATATGATTTAGAGTTTGATTATTACAAGTAA